From the Callithrix jacchus isolate 240 chromosome 22, calJac240_pri, whole genome shotgun sequence genome, the window GCTCAGTCCTGCCTTCTCTCGGCCAGGCCCGCCCCTACCAACCTCGCCGCGCCCCTCCCGTCTCAGTCCCGCCTTCTTCCGGCCACACCCGCCCCTACCAACCTCGCCCCGCCTGTCCCGGCTCAGTCCCGTCTTCTTCCGGCCAGACCCGCCCCTACCAACCTCGCCCCGCCCCTCCCGGCTCAGTCCCGCCTTCTTCCGGCCAGACCCGCCCCTACCAACCTCGCCCCGCCCCTCCCAGCTCAGTCCTGCCTTCTCTCGGCCAGGCCCGCCCCTACCAACCTCGCCGCGCCCCTCCCGTCTCAGTCCCGCCTTCTTCCGGCCACACCCGCCCCTACCAACCTCGCCGCGCCCCTCCCGTCTCAGTCCCGCCTTCTTCCGGCCACACCCGCCCCTACCAACCTCGCCCCGCCTGTCCCGGCTCAGTCCCGTCTTCTTCCGGCCAGACCCGCCCCTACCAACCTCGCCCCGCCCCTCCCGGCTCAGTCCCGCCTTCTTCCAGCCACACCCGCCCCTACCAACCTCGCCCCGCCCCTCCCAGCTCAGTCCTGCCTTCTCTCGGCCAGGCCCGCCCCTACCAACCTCGCCGCGCCCCTCCCGTCTCAGTCCCGCCTTCTTCCGGCCAGACCCGACCCTACCAACCTCGCCCcgcccctcctgcctcagtcccgcCTTCTCCCGGCCAGGCCCCGCCCCTATCAGCATCGCCCGTCCCTCCCGACCAGGCCCCGCCCCTTCCCACCCACGCCCGCCCTGCTTCCCACCCTAACGGTCTCCGCGGGGCTTCGGGTGGGGctgcccctccctgccttccctcaTCACAACCTGCTCCCCCTAACCTGGTCGACCAGGTCTCACCCAGGAAGTTCTGGTAGCAGTTACGCGTCTGGTTCTGGTTGGGGAAGCGGGGGTCGAAGGGCGGCGTCCACCATTTCTTTCTGGGGGGCTTCTGGGTATCCAACATCCACGGAGGAGGCAACTCCTGCG encodes:
- the COX6B2 gene encoding cytochrome c oxidase subunit 6B2 isoform X2; this encodes MLDTQKPPRKKWWTPPFDPRFPNQNQTRNCYQNFLGETWSTRLPALRQDHEPPREEQRALRVLFPRVHLAVPHQLGPALERAD